Proteins from a genomic interval of Maniola jurtina chromosome 8, ilManJurt1.1, whole genome shotgun sequence:
- the LOC123867504 gene encoding uncharacterized protein LOC123867504 isoform X5, which produces MDEESVLDFLTSLEAMDLPDRIEEVNQKILGKIIEDTEYVAVLFCPDHKNCGPMNNKPECKKCAKALQELENIDDEADQLGIGFVKIHDEELAEEYSLGDLPRLVYYRHQIPIIYEGELSREEDVLEWLIANKSTGDEEDVIEDVTAKTLNTLIGNVDNLVVLFYDHGDEESMTVLGELEKIDDDCDRHGIQFVKIDDKKAAKEFGIDDVPSIVYFEKQIPNVYDGDLENEDEILEWLVGQLEKDEIEDVTDEMLDRLIKDGKTVAVLFYDNNDRKSQKVLNELENIDDECDQLGIAFVKIDNEEEAKEYGIEKIPTLLYFEKGIPTYYEGNLEEEEKVLSWLKHQTESDEIEDITDEMLDLIIEKMPYVAVLFYDKDHKKSQKILAELENIDDECDQNDIAFVKIDDDKEAKEYGIDTIPTMVFFEKGIPHIYEGDLMKEDELLGWLIHQKRHSEIPEVTDEMMDKLIDTAQYLAVIFYDKEDKQDIRILNELENIDDELEKEGIVIVRIDNEAEAKEYGIDHLPTLIYFEENIPAIYEGDLMNEDEVLEWLIEQKNSATIEEVTDEILVDLIEEHEYVVVYFSGKCEEGEECDNILEELENIDDELDETGIIFVTTEDLTVAKKYGIKTFPTLVFFRNKEPLIYKGDIEDEDEVLAWLTDEDTLEIPGKIEEVNSKMLEKILEENDHVVVFFYKENDKKSQKILSELENIDDECEEKDIDFVKTSDEGVDKEYDLPDLPALAFYRHKFRTIYDGDLMHEEAILKWVLDLHDSQPDVIENVDRKTLKDLIDDVEHLAVFFYSENCDTCEEILEELETIDDDTDKHGIQFVKSKDAKLASDIGIFSFPALVYYETGVPIMYDGDLKNEKKVLQWLVDQKSEDSHRHKNKANTKSKANADVDKKSGFLRRNLNIELVKKNLQTAEKKRVGNLKFPGLLVDKKRQEGKTKRSGVQDDDEDDDDDDDDDSDIDDDDDDNDEDDDDEDIDDDDDDDIDDDDDDIVTSFIKKKLSLFRNPTEKESRGSKLKISFPRTVKRDEDNDDRDDEDDDDDDDDDDDDDDDDDDDDDDDDDDEDDDDDDDEDDDEDDDDDEDDDNDDEADDKKHVKAYHKILNYKVSKGRHDADNDDDDDDDDDEDSIFSRIKDMFTGNLLDETEVLDWMVRQKEDESIEEIDRDELFKYIETKEFLAVVFYKEEDPLSPRILRHVELIDDEAAEYGIKIVKCSDRLMAKKYGFRNPPGITYFRKTKYINYDGDIDDEEEILDWLTNPENMELTDHIEKVNRKMFQKIRQTSDYVAVFFYSNDCKQCPKVLLEIEHIDDDADAAGINFVKIDDRQMAKDFGVFALPAVLFFKLGSKDPVIYAGDLYDGQQLLSWLLTQKNPAGDVIEALEGQELLDLIEESTSLAVYFWNKTLCELCNAKTMQKKTKKSLKEHEEEEGQEIDDSLDCEQCAGILEELENIDDDCDRHGIKFVKTLDYSISESYGVTDFPVLVYFENNIPNVYEGSLAEEEEVLQWLITQKTEDRIELITRVMLEKMVEETQYLAVYFYKLNCHICDHILEELEKIDDECDVYGIHMVKIQDPQLAKRYSIKTFPAMVYFRNGNPLLFEGDLQNEESILEWLIDDDNRELADEIESVNERMLERLLYESHLLAVFFYDEEDCPECQDILESLEQIDGEVDQFGIDFVKISSPEAAAAHNIVNIPSLVYFRKRNAMLYDGDLHQVDRVLQWLTSQEVFEIKNEIEEVNRKMLDKLLDENEFLAVYFYENSAESRIVMDKLENIDSETDNLDITFVKMHDTRYARKWGVTKLPAIVYFRKRFPSIYRGDVMEEGEVLEWLRKNRFRQPELNIFMYGLIALSIAFVMYTAFLLQCFKPTNTAPPQHPKQA; this is translated from the exons ATGGACGAGGAGAGCGTACTGGATTTCCTGACGAGCTTAGAAGCAATGGACCTTCCTGACCGGATAGAAGAAGTAAACCAGAAAATCCTCGGCAAGATCATAGAGGATACGGAATATGTGGCCGTTCTCTTCT GTCCCGATCACAAAAATTGCGGCCCGATGAACA ACAAACCCGAGTGCAAGAAATGCGCGAAAGCTTTACAAGAGCTGGAAAACATCGACGACGAAGCAGACCAACTCGGGATAGGTTTTGTCAAGATCCATGATGAGGAATTAGCCGAAGAGTACAGTCTTGGAGATCTGCCAAGATTGGTGTACTACAGGCATCAAATACCTATTATCTATGAAG gTGAACTTAGTAGGGAGGAAGACGTTCTGGAATGGCTCATTGCGAACAAGTCGACTGGGGATGAAGAAGACGTGATCGAGGACGTAACTGCCAAAACTCTCAACACTCTCATAGGCAATGTCGACAACCTTGTTGTGTTATTTT ATGATCATGGCGATGAAGAATCGATGACAGTTCTCGGAGAGCTAGAGAAAATAGATGATGACTGTGACCGACACGGAATACAGTTTGTCAAAATTGACGATAAGAAAGCTGCTAAAGAATTTGGTATTGATGATGTTCCTTCAATAGTTTACTTCGAGAAGCAAATCCCCAATGTTTACGACG GTGACCTCGAGAACGAAGATGAGATTTTAGAATGGCTTGTTGGTCAACTGGAGAAGGATGAAATCGAAGATGTCACCGATGAGATGCTCGACCGTCTTATCAAGGACGGGAAGACTGTAGCGGTATTGTttt ATGATAATAACGATCGCAAATCTCAAAAAGTGTTAAATGAGCTTGAAAATATTGACGATGAGTGTGACCAGCTTGGTATAGCGTTTGTTAAAATTGACAATGAAGAAGAAGCCAAAGAGTACGGTATTGAAAAAATCCCAACTTTATTATACTTTGAAAAGGGTATACCAACATATTATGAAGGCAACTTAGAAGAAGAGGAAAAAGTTCTGAGTTGGCTTAAGCATCAGACCGAGAGTGATGAAATTGAAGACATTACGGACGAAATGCTGGACTTGATCATTGAGAAAATGCCGTACGTCGCCGTCCTGTTCT ATGATAAGGATCACAAGAAAAGCCAAAAGATTTTAGCTGAGTTAGAAAATATCGATGACGAATGTGATCAAAATGATATTGCTTTTGTTAAGATCGATGACGATAAAGAAGCTAAAGAATATGGCATTGACACGATTCCAACGATGGTGTTCTTTGAGAAAGGAATTCCTCATATTTATGAAGGTGATCTGATGAAAGAAGATGAACTCCTGGGCTGGTTAATTCACCAGAAACGACACAGTGAAATACCCGAAGTGACGGATGAGATGATGGACAAACTGATCGACACTGCTCAATATTTAGCtgtaatatttt ATGATAAGGAAGATAAACAGGATATAAGAATTTTGAATGAGCTAGAAAATATCGACGATGAACTGGAAAAGGAGGGCATTGTAATTGTAAGAATAGATAATGAAGCCGAAGCTAAAGAATATGGTATTGACCACCTACCCACATTGAtttatttcgaagaaaatatacCAGCCATCTACGAAGGTGATCTGATGAATGAAGACGAAGTCCTGGAGTGGCTCATCGAACAAAAAAACAGCGCAACCATTGAAGAAGTTACTGATGAAATTTTGGTTGATCTCATCGAAGAGCATGAATATGTAGTAGTATATTTCA GTGGCAAATGTGAAGAGGGCGAAGAATGTGACAACATCTTAGAGGAATTAGAAAATATTGATGATGAGCTAGATGAGACGGGAATTATCTTTGTAACAACTGAAGACCTAACAGTAGCCAAGAAATATGGAATAAAAACTTTCCCGACTCTAGTATTCTTTAGGAATAAGGAACCTCTAATTTATAAAG GTGACATCGAAGATGAAGATGAGGTTTTAGCATGGCTAACAGATGAAGATACTCTCGAAATTCCTGGTAAAATTGAAGAAGTAAATTCCAAAATGCTAGAAAAAATCTTGGAGGAAAATGATCATGTTGTGGTATTCTTCT ATaaagaaaatgataaaaaatcacaaaaaatattaagtgaGCTGGAAAATATCGACGATGAATGTGAAGAAAAAGACATCGACTTTGTAAAAACATCTGACGAAGGAGTCGATAAAGAGTATGACCTTCCCGATCTGCCTGCTTTAGCGTTCTATCGACACAAATTTAGGACGATCTACGATGGTGATTTGATGCATGAAGAGGCTATCCTCAAATGGGTTTTAGATCTACACGATTCTCAACCTGATGTAATTGAAAACGTTGATAGAAAAACGTTGAAAGACCTTATTGATGATGTCGAGCATTTGGCTGTATTTTTCT ATAGTGAAAACTGTGATACCTGTGAAGAAATTCTAGAGGAATTAGAGACAATTGACGATGATACAGATAAACACGGTATTCAATTTGTCAAATCTAAGGACGCTAAACTTGCATCGGATATTGGCATTTTTAGTTTCCCAGCCCTAGTGTATTATGAAACTGGCGTTCCAATAATGTATGATG GTGACTTAAAGAATGAAAAAAAGGTTCTGCAGTGGCTTGTAGACCAAAAAA GTGAAGATAGCCACcgacataaaaataaagctaaTACTAAATCAAAGGCCAATGCAGATGTTGATAAAAAATCGGGGTTCCTGCGACGTAATCTTAATATAGAACTGGTAAAGAAAAATTTGCAAACTGCTGAAAAGAAGAGAGTCGGAAATTTGAAGTTTCCAGGATTGTTAGTAGATAAAAAACGCCAAGAAGGCAAAACTAAACGAAGTGGTGTGCAAGACGACGATGAAGACGACgatgacgacgatgatgacGATAGTGATATTGATGATGACGACGATGACAATGATGAAGACGATGACGATGAAGACATtgatgacgacgatgatgacgacattgatgacgatgatgatgacatagtcacaagttttatcaaaaaaaagttaTCGCTCTTTAGAAATCCTACAGAAAAAGAAAGTAGGGGCAGTAAGCTTAAAATAAGTTTTCCTAGAACTGTAAAGCGTGATGAGGATAACGACGACCGTGATGATGAAGATGAcgacgatgacgatgatgacgacgatgacgatgatgacgacgatgacgacgatgacgacgatgacgacgatgacgaagatgatgatgacgatgatgacgaagatgatgatgaagatgatgacgatgatgaagatgatgacaATGACGATGAAGCTGATGACAAAAAACATGTGAAGGCGTACCATAAAATACTTAACTATAAAGTAAGCAAAGGCCGTCATGATGCTGACAACGATGATGacgacgacgatgatgatgatgaagatagtATATTTAGTAGAATAAAAGACATGTTTACAG gaaACTTGTTGGATGAAACAGAAGTCTTGGATTGGATGGTAAGACAGAAAGAAGACGAAAGTATAGAGGAAATAGATAGAGATGAATTATTCAAATATATTGAGACAAAGGAATTCTTAGCTGTTGTATTTT ATAAAGAAGAGGATCCTTTAAGTCCGAGAATTCTCAGACACGTGGAATTAATTGACGATGAAGCTGCAGAATATGGAATCAAAATAGTAAAATGTAGCGATCGTTTAATGGCGAAAAAATATGGGTTTCGTAATCCACCTGGTATAACATACTTcaggaaaacaaaatatattaattacgaTGGCGATATCGATGATGAAGAGGAAATATTAGATTGGCTTACAAATCCAGAAAACATGGAACTTACTGATCACATTGAAAAGGTCAACAGAAAAATGTTTCAAAAGATAAGACAGACATCGGATTATGTAGCTGTATTCTTTT ACAGTAATGACTGCAAACAGTGCCCAAAAGTACTGCTCGAAATTGAACACATAGACGATGATGCGGATGCAGCTGGTATAAACTTCGTGAAGATTGACGATCGACAGATGGCTAAGGATTTCGGAGTATTTGCGTTACCAGCAGTGCTGTTCTTCAAACTAGGCTCCAAAGATCCTGTCATATATGCAG GTGACCTTTACGATGGTCAACAGTTGCTCAGTTGGCTGCTCACTCAAAAGAACCCAGCAGGAGATGTCATAGAAGCACTTGAAGGTCAAGAATTATTAGATTTAATTGAAGAGTCTACGTCTCTAGCGGTATATTTCT GGAATAAAACACTATGCGAACTGTGCAATGCAAAAACAATGCAAAAAAAGACGAAAAAGAGCTTAAAAGAgcacgaagaagaagaagggcAAGAGATAGATG acTCACTCGATTGTGAACAATGTGCAGGAATTTTAGAAGAATTGGAAAATATTGACGATGATTGTGATAGACATGGCATAAAATTCGTTAAAACTCTAGACTATTCGATATCAGAGTCGTATGGTGTCACGGATTTTCCAGTTCTAGTGTATTTCGAAAACAATATACCTAATGTTTATGAAGGGTCCTTAgccgaagaagaagaagtactTCAATGGTTAATTACTCAGAAAACCGAAGATCGTATTGAACTGATCACGAGAGTTATGCTTGAGAAAATGGTTGAAGAAACTCAATATCTGGCAGTATACTTTT ATAAGTTAAATTGTCATATTTGCGATCATATACTGGAAGAGTTAGAAAAGATTGACGATGAATGTGACGTCTATGGTATTCATATGGTTAAAATCCAAGATCCTCAACTCGCAAAAAGATATTCAATTAAAACTTTTCCAGCTATGGTATACTTTAG GAATGGAAATCCACTTTTATTTGAAGGAGATTTGCAGAACGAAGAATCGATTCTTGAATGGCTTATTGACGATGATAATCGTGAATTAGCAGACGAGATTGAGTCAGTAAATGAACGGATGCTTGAGCGACTATTATACGAGTCACATTTACTGGCAGTATTTTTCT atGATGAAGAAGACTGTCCTGAATGCCAAGATATCCTCGAGTCCTTAGAACAAATAGATGGAGAAGTCGATCAATTCGGAATtgattttgtcaaaatatcaaGTCCAGAAGCTGCGGCAGCGCACAATATTGTAAACATACCTTCTTTAGTTTACTTCAGGAAAAGAAACGCGATGTTATATGACGGTGACTTACATCAAGTGGATAGAGTCCTGCAATGGTTAACTTCTCAAgaagtttttgaaataaaaaatgagaTTGAGGAAGTGAATAGAAAAATGTTGGACAAATTATTGGACGAGAATGAATTTCTTGCTGTTTATTTCT ACGAAAATTCAGCTGAGAGTCGTATTGTGATGGATAAATTAGAGAACATAGACAGCGAAACAGACAATTTGGACATAACATTTGTTAAAATGCATGATACTCGTTACGCTCGCAAGTGGGGTGTCACTAAACTACCGGCTATAGTCTATTTTAGGAAACGGTTTCCAAGTATTTATAGGG GTGATGTT